The proteins below come from a single Mauremys reevesii isolate NIE-2019 linkage group 6, ASM1616193v1, whole genome shotgun sequence genomic window:
- the SERF1A gene encoding small EDRK-rich factor 1, with protein MARGNQRELARQKNMKKTQEVLKGKRKEDSLSASQRKQRDSEIMQQKQKAANEKKTLQAEAK; from the exons ATGGCCC GTGGGAACCAGCGTGAACTTGCCCGCCAGAAAAACATGAAGAAAACCCAGGAGGTCCTCAAGGGGAAAAGGAAAGAGGATAGTTTGTCTGCTTCTCAGAGAAAACAAAG AGACTCTGAAATCATGCAGCAAAAGCAGAAAGCAGCTAATGAGAAGAAGACTCTGCAGGCAGAAGCAAAATAA